The sequence ACGATCACCTCGAACTGGGGCTTCTACATCTGGGGCGTCAACACCGGCCGTGTCGTGGAGACGAGTCTGGGCTACTTCATCAATCCGCTCGTCTCGATCGCGATGGGGGTCCTGATCTTTCGCGAGCGCCTCCGCCGGATGCAGTGGCTTGCGCTCGGCGTCGCCATGGCAGCGATCGTCGTCCTCACGGTCGACTACGGGCACGCGCCGTGGCTGGCACTCGTCCTGGCGTTCTCGTTCGGGACGTACGGACTGGTCAAGAAGGCCGCCGGCGCGGGTGCCTTCGACTCACTCACGGTGGAGACCGCGTACGTCGCCCCGCTCGCGTTGGTCTACCTGATCGTCCTCGGCAGCCGCGGACACTTCGCAGGGAACCCCGGCCACATGCTGCTCTTCGCCGCCACCGGCATCGTGACGGCGTTGCCGCTGATCTGCTTCGGCGCAGCTGCGACTCGCGTCCCGATGGTCACGCTGGGACTGCTGCAGTACCTCGCGCCGATCCTCCAGTTCGCGATCGGCGTGTTGATCCGTCACGAGCCGATGTCGACCGGGCGCTGGATCGGCTTCTCGATCGTGTGGGTCGCACTCGCGATCTTCGCGTACGACGCGGTGCGCGTGGCTCGCTCAGTGCGAGGTCCAGGCGTCCTCGTCAGCGGTCCGGGCGGTGACCTCGGTGGGCAGTTCGCCGGTGGCGAGCGCGGCGATGGAGACCTTCTCGAAGACGTCGCGCAGGGCTGACCGGGCGGCGATCCAGACGTGCTGGAGTACGCGGGCCTCGCCGGCGTACTCGACCAGTTCCGGCCGGAGGCCGTACACGCTGACGAGCGGGCCGTCGACTGCGCGGATCACGTCGGCGATCGAGATGTCCTCGGGCTTGCGTGCGAGCCGCCAGCCGCCGGACTGGCCGCGCTGGGAGATCACGATGCCGCTCTTGCGCAGGTCGGCGAGGATCGCCTGGAGGAAGCCGTGCGGGATGTCCTGCGTACGCCCGAGTTCCTCGGCGCTCACAGCCTTGCCGTCCTCGCGAACGCTGATCGCAATCAACGCCCGGAGGGCATAGTCAGACTTGGCCGAAACACGCACGA comes from Nocardioides baekrokdamisoli and encodes:
- the rarD gene encoding EamA family transporter RarD; amino-acid sequence: MDTRRGIAYGVAAYVMWGLVPLFWPLLQPAGAIELLSHRFVWSLLLMVFLIVALRRVRPTLALVRNRRTALLLAVAAVTITSNWGFYIWGVNTGRVVETSLGYFINPLVSIAMGVLIFRERLRRMQWLALGVAMAAIVVLTVDYGHAPWLALVLAFSFGTYGLVKKAAGAGAFDSLTVETAYVAPLALVYLIVLGSRGHFAGNPGHMLLFAATGIVTALPLICFGAAATRVPMVTLGLLQYLAPILQFAIGVLIRHEPMSTGRWIGFSIVWVALAIFAYDAVRVARSVRGPGVLVSGPGGDLGGQFAGGERGDGDLLEDVAQG
- a CDS encoding RrF2 family transcriptional regulator, with the translated sequence MRVSAKSDYALRALIAISVREDGKAVSAEELGRTQDIPHGFLQAILADLRKSGIVISQRGQSGGWRLARKPEDISIADVIRAVDGPLVSVYGLRPELVEYAGEARVLQHVWIAARSALRDVFEKVSIAALATGELPTEVTARTADEDAWTSH